A single region of the Pseudomonadota bacterium genome encodes:
- a CDS encoding cell division protein FtsZ, with product YINPDFADVRAIMNEMGPALMGAGQGIGENRAADAVNMAIASPLLQDISIDGARGVLVNISAREDSLTMAEVTEATTRIYEEVHEDANIIMGVVFDPNLGEALRVTVIATGIRQSEFAEPLPGKIRKFAQRRETIAQTLPFSDKDGSGDLLSHGSANKSRSPFPKSIFDEEKLDRPTFLRRNEN from the coding sequence TATATAAATCCGGATTTTGCCGATGTCAGGGCGATTATGAATGAGATGGGCCCCGCACTCATGGGTGCCGGTCAGGGCATAGGCGAGAATCGAGCCGCCGATGCGGTCAATATGGCAATAGCAAGCCCACTTCTGCAGGATATCAGTATTGACGGCGCCAGAGGAGTGCTTGTAAATATTTCCGCCCGCGAGGATTCCCTTACCATGGCTGAAGTCACGGAGGCTACGACCCGTATCTATGAAGAAGTCCATGAGGACGCCAATATTATCATGGGTGTAGTTTTTGATCCTAATTTGGGTGAGGCCCTGAGGGTTACGGTTATCGCCACGGGAATCCGGCAATCGGAATTTGCTGAACCTCTTCCCGGGAAAATCCGCAAGTTTGCGCAGCGGCGCGAAACCATTGCGCAGACCTTGCCGTTCAGCGACAAGGATGGTTCTGGAGATTTGCTGTCACACGGCTCGGCGAACAAGTCGCGAAGTCCGTTTCCGAAGAGTATTTTTGATGAAGAGAAGCTTGACCGGCCGACCTTTTTGCGTCGCAATGAAAATTGA